CGACAGGCCATCGGCCAGCGACTGCCGGTAGGCGCGCCAGGCCGGCACGCTGCCCATCAGCAGCGCCGCGCCCAGGATGATACCCAGTAGTGTCCACTCATGGGCGCTTGGCCAGGCCAGTGGTAAGTAGAGCCCATAGTTGGCCTGCACATAGCCCTGGGCCAGGGCGATCCCGGCATACAGCAACCCCAGCCCGGCCACGATGCCGGCCAGCACCAGGGCCAGCGCTTCCAGTACCAGCAGCCCGGCGATATGCCACGGGCGCGCGCCCACCGAGCGCAGGATGGCCATCTCCCGACGTCGCTCGTTGAGGCTGGTGAGGATCGCCGTGAGCATGCCGATCAACCCGGTCAGCACCACGAACAGCGACACCACGAACAGCGCCTGCTCGGCGGTGCCCATCAGGCTCCACAGCTCTTGCAGGGCCACGCCGGGGAGGATCGCCAGCAGCGGCTCGCCGCGGTACTCGTTGATCTCGCGCTGCAGGCTGAAGGTGGCGATCTTGTTGTTCAGGCCGAGCATGAAGGCGGTGATGGCCGTGGGCTGCAGGTCCATGGTACGTGCCTGCTCGGCGCTGATGCGCCCGGCACCGCGGGCCGGAACGCCGTTGTGCCAGTCGATGTGGATCGCCTCCATGCCGGCCAGGCTGATGTGCAAGGTGCGGTCCACCGGCGTGCCGGTGCGCTGGAGCACCCCGACCACGGTGAACGGCTTGTCATCGTGCTTGACCAGGCTCACGGCCGCCACGCCATGGGCCAGCACCAGCTTGTCGCCGAGCTTGTAGTGCAGCGCTTCGGCGACTTCGGCCCCCAGTACCACCTCGAACGGGTCGTCGGCGAACGGGCGGCCCTGGCCCAGTGCCAGGTGTTGGCGCCGGCCGTACTGGTAATGGCTGAAGTAGTCGCCGGTGGTGCCCATCACCCGGTAGCCGCGGTGCGAGTCGCCCAGGGAGATGGGGATCGCCCATTTCACCCGGGGATCCTTGGCGTAGTGCTCGTAGCTGTCCCAACGGATGTTGTTGGTGGCGTTGCCGATGCGGAATACCGAATACAGCAGCAGGTTCACCGAGCCCGAGCGGGCGCCGACGATCAGGTCGGTGCCGCTGATGGTGCTGGCGAAGCTGGCGCGGGCCTCGGTGCGCACGCGCTCGACGGCCAGCAGCAGGCACACCGACAGGGCGATGGCGAAGGCGGTGAGCAGGGCGGTGAAGCGGCGGTTGGCCAGGCTGGCCAGGGCAAGGCGGAGCAGGTACATCAGGCCTCCCGGGGCTTGGCGGCGCGATTGAGCTCGGCCAGGGACAGGTGTCGGTCGAACAGCGGCGCCAGGCTCTGGTCATGGCTGACGAACAACAGGCTGGAACCGGCCGCGCGGCATTCGGCGAACAGCAGGCGGATGAAGGCCTCGCGGGTGTCGGCGTCGAGCGCCGAGGTGGGTTCGTCGGCGATCACCAGCTCTGGCTGGCCGATCAGCGCACGGGCCGCGGCTACCCGCTGCTGTTGGCCGATCGACAGGCTGTCGGCGCGGCGGGCGAGCAGGGCCGGATCGTCCAGGCCCAGGTGCGCGAGCAGTTGCGCGGCGGCCTGGTCGACGCTGCCATGGCGCTGCCTGGCGCGTTCGGCGCGACTTTTCGAGAAGCGGCAAGGCAGCTCGACGTTCTCGCGTACAGAGAGAAACGGCAACAGGTTGAACTGCTGGAAGATGTAGCCGGTGTGGTCGACCCGGAAGCGGTCGCG
This genomic stretch from Pseudomonas entomophila L48 harbors:
- a CDS encoding ABC transporter ATP-binding protein, giving the protein MRQPLIDLHDLVFAWPGQAPLLDIPSFRLEPGEALFLKGPSGSGKTTLLGLLGGVNRPGQGSIQLLGQDLAALGQGARDRFRVDHTGYIFQQFNLLPFLSVRENVELPCRFSKSRAERARQRHGSVDQAAAQLLAHLGLDDPALLARRADSLSIGQQQRVAAARALIGQPELVIADEPTSALDADTREAFIRLLFAECRAAGSSLLFVSHDQSLAPLFDRHLSLAELNRAAKPREA
- a CDS encoding ABC transporter permease, producing MYLLRLALASLANRRFTALLTAFAIALSVCLLLAVERVRTEARASFASTISGTDLIVGARSGSVNLLLYSVFRIGNATNNIRWDSYEHYAKDPRVKWAIPISLGDSHRGYRVMGTTGDYFSHYQYGRRQHLALGQGRPFADDPFEVVLGAEVAEALHYKLGDKLVLAHGVAAVSLVKHDDKPFTVVGVLQRTGTPVDRTLHISLAGMEAIHIDWHNGVPARGAGRISAEQARTMDLQPTAITAFMLGLNNKIATFSLQREINEYRGEPLLAILPGVALQELWSLMGTAEQALFVVSLFVVLTGLIGMLTAILTSLNERRREMAILRSVGARPWHIAGLLVLEALALVLAGIVAGLGLLYAGIALAQGYVQANYGLYLPLAWPSAHEWTLLGIILGAALLMGSVPAWRAYRQSLADGLSIHL